The following nucleotide sequence is from archaeon BMS3Bbin15.
GTGGATATAGCACAACTACAAATACAACCCCACTCATTAAATCCAAAATGGAATTATACTTTATCATCAAGAGATGTACACCCTCTCAAATAAAGTCAATTTCGATAAGTTATTTATCGGTAAGCCCTTAGCTAAATCCATATCAGACGTGTCATGGAATATGTTGCAATCGTTCACTGCGTACAAGGCAGAGTGGGTCGGTAAAGTAGTAACTTTTGTAAATCCTAAAAACACGTCTCAAGAATGTTCCTCGTGTGGTAAAATAGTCAAGAAAATCCTTAATATTAAAATACATAACTGTCCTTACTGTGGGTTGATTCTTGATAGACATGTTAATGCTGCCATAAATATATTACATAGAGGAATGAAAAAAGTAGGGTTGGGATACACTGATTTGATGCCTGTTCGAGGTCTAGCACAAGTTCCACCTATGACTCAGGAAGCCCACGAATTTAGTC
It contains:
- a CDS encoding putative transposase DNA-binding domain protein produces the protein MYTLSNKVNFDKLFIGKPLAKSISDVSWNMLQSFTAYKAEWVGKVVTFVNPKNTSQECSSCGKIVKKILNIKIHNCPYCGLILDRHVNAAINILHRGMKKVGLGYTDLMPVRGLAQVPPMTQEAHEFSRG